The Candidatus Fusobacterium pullicola DNA segment GATATTTTTATTAAATATATATTGAACTTTTATATCAATAGAGTATATTCTACAAAGTTATAAAAAAATATTATAAAATTTTATTAACATTTTTCATTAATTATAGTAAAATATATATGAATAACTATTGAAAACTTGAAAGGAATCAGTTGATGAAAAAATATATAATTGAACCAGAGTATGATGGATATGAGATAGGAACATATTTAAAAGAAACTAAAGGATATTCTGGAAGAGGATTGAGAAATTTAGAGATATATCTAAATGGAAAGAGAGTAAAAAATAATAGTAAAAAAGTTAGAAAACTCAATAGACTACATATAAGGGAGAAGGAGAAGGAAACTGGTATAAGACCAATGGATATCCCTATAAAGATAGCCTATGAGGATAAAAATTTACTTTTGATAAATAAAGATCCGTATATAATAGTTCATCCTACTCAAAAGAAAGTAGATAAAACACTAGCCAATGGAGTAGTAAACTATTTTTTACAAACAACAGGAAAAGTTATGGTACCAAGATTTTATAATAGACTTGATATGAATACATCTGGTATAATAATAGTGACTAAAAATGCCTATGCTCAATCCTATTTACAGGAAAAAGGTACTGTAAATAAGTTTTATCAAGCTATAGTTTTGGGAATTGTAGATAGAGATGAGTTTTTAATAGATAGACCTATCGGAAAAATTGGTGATGAACTTAGAAGAGTTGAGCTTCAACCTGAAGATGGTGGACAGAGTGCTCAAACAAAGATAAAAGTTTTAAAAAGATTTCCAGATAAAAATTTAACACTTATTGAGGCTGAGTTACTGACTGGAAGAACACATCAAATAAGAGCACATATGGCATTGGAAGGGTATCCACTATTAGGGGATGAACTTTATGGTGGAAGTGATCCAAGAGCTAATAGACAGATGCTTCATTCATATAAAACAGAGTTTTCTGATGTAGAGACTGGAGAGTTAAAAAGTATAGAAGTTGAGCTACCAGAAGATATGAGAAAACTTCTTGAAATAGAGTAGCGTTCACTCTAGAAAAATATAGTAAAGTTAAATATTACATAGAAAATTGTCTGATTAAAAAATAATCGTAAAAAGATGAAAAATAACTCTAATGAAATTATTATAAAAGAGTTAATTGACAAAAAATTGAACTTGTTATATATTTTATGTAGATAATAAAAAACATAAAATATTTTTACATAGTTAAATAAAAATTTAGGAGGAATAGAAATGGCAGTTAAAGTAGCAATTAACGGATTCGGAAGAATCGGAAGATTAGCATTAAGATTAATGATAGGAAACCCTGAGTTTGAAGTTGTAGCAATCAACGACTTAACAGATGCAAAAACTCTTGCACACTTATTCAAATATGACTCAGCTCAAGGAAGATTCGATGGAACAATCGAAGTAATCGAAGGTGGATTCTCAGTAAACGGAAAAACAATAAAAGTAGTAGCAG contains these protein-coding regions:
- a CDS encoding RluA family pseudouridine synthase, which produces MKKYIIEPEYDGYEIGTYLKETKGYSGRGLRNLEIYLNGKRVKNNSKKVRKLNRLHIREKEKETGIRPMDIPIKIAYEDKNLLLINKDPYIIVHPTQKKVDKTLANGVVNYFLQTTGKVMVPRFYNRLDMNTSGIIIVTKNAYAQSYLQEKGTVNKFYQAIVLGIVDRDEFLIDRPIGKIGDELRRVELQPEDGGQSAQTKIKVLKRFPDKNLTLIEAELLTGRTHQIRAHMALEGYPLLGDELYGGSDPRANRQMLHSYKTEFSDVETGELKSIEVELPEDMRKLLEIE